One genomic segment of Amycolatopsis granulosa includes these proteins:
- a CDS encoding Gfo/Idh/MocA family oxidoreductase translates to MTDIALLGFGRIAQVHAKAIASGNLPINVRAVADANPDARAAAAQLGAKTFESVDELLSAGLELDAALVASSTPFHVEHTTLALDAGLHVLCEKPLSEDVKEVRHLTALAAEKGLVLRTAFNRRFDPLFRDLKARIGTETGPVRSVHIISRDPFPPPPGYPRSAGSMLRDMTIHDFDTARYLVDDDIVAVTARGTGTFDTDALAVGDTDTVFLILEMARGTLIGIDNCRATSYGFDQRIEVHGEAGTLHAGNEALPQATRIGAGGFTTPRLVDFFPTRYAQSYIDQLSSFGNAIAAAKAGAAPDDIAADGRDALQALQAALAGWRSIVEGRRVTLEEVV, encoded by the coding sequence ATGACCGACATCGCGCTACTGGGCTTCGGCCGGATCGCGCAGGTCCACGCGAAGGCCATCGCCAGCGGGAACCTGCCGATCAACGTCCGTGCGGTCGCGGACGCGAATCCGGACGCGAGGGCAGCCGCCGCGCAGCTCGGTGCGAAAACCTTCGAGTCGGTGGACGAGCTTCTGTCCGCCGGCCTGGAACTGGACGCCGCCCTCGTCGCCTCGAGCACTCCGTTCCACGTCGAGCACACCACGCTGGCGCTCGACGCCGGCCTGCACGTGCTGTGTGAGAAGCCGTTGTCCGAAGACGTAAAGGAAGTACGGCACCTCACGGCACTGGCCGCCGAGAAGGGTCTGGTGCTGCGGACGGCCTTCAACCGGCGGTTCGACCCGCTGTTCCGGGATCTCAAGGCGAGAATCGGCACGGAGACCGGACCGGTCCGCTCGGTGCACATCATCTCGCGCGACCCGTTCCCGCCGCCTCCCGGCTACCCGCGCTCGGCGGGCAGCATGCTGCGCGACATGACGATCCACGACTTCGACACGGCGCGGTATCTCGTCGATGACGACATCGTGGCCGTGACCGCCCGCGGGACCGGGACCTTCGACACCGACGCGCTGGCCGTCGGCGACACCGACACCGTCTTCCTCATCCTCGAAATGGCCCGCGGGACGCTCATCGGGATCGACAACTGCCGCGCCACCTCGTACGGGTTCGACCAGCGCATCGAGGTGCACGGCGAAGCGGGCACGCTGCACGCCGGGAACGAGGCGCTCCCGCAGGCGACGCGCATCGGTGCCGGAGGGTTCACGACTCCGCGCCTCGTCGACTTCTTCCCCACGCGCTACGCGCAGTCCTACATCGACCAGCTCAGCTCGTTCGGCAACGCCATCGCGGCCGCCAAAGCGGGTGCGGCCCCGGACGACATCGCCGCCGACGGCCGTGATGCGCTGCAAGCCCTGCAAGCAGCGTTGGCAGGCTGGCGTTCGATTGTCGAGGGACGCCGTGTCACGCTGGAAGAAGTCGTGTGA